The Rhinolophus ferrumequinum isolate MPI-CBG mRhiFer1 chromosome 21, mRhiFer1_v1.p, whole genome shotgun sequence region AAGGGACTGATTACAGCAGACAGCGCTTTGCCTACCTTGCCTTCATCACTCCCTCCCGTTTTAAACTTGACACTGTAGCAACACCAAAGTGCTTGCACGCTCCCCCCACTAACTCCAGGATGATTATTGCCTTTGAGCCTTTGCTTATGCTGCCCCTCTCCCTGGAACACCGTACCCTCACCACTCACTCCCTCAATGTGACCAAATCCTTGAGGACCTACTCAGCTCAGCatcttctccctccctgccctagGGTGGACTAAAAGCCATCCTTGGCCTTCAGAGTCTATCCAGACTAGTCTATCCTAGTCTATCTCCATCCcacatttcctctttgttttagTCTATagtgtttttaatattcttatcaCATTTTTTATCTCATTATCTCATtatgaaaagtaatacatattcacTGTCCATCAACTCCTAACTCAAAATGGCCTCAAGAGGCACTAACCAACGGTATAAACTCAGTTACTTTCTAGTAGCCTGGGAACATAAATAACTCTGGGGATCTCTAGAATTGTGGTCCACAAATCCAAGATGTTTTAAGGTAACTACTGTAAACTTCTGTTCTCTCACTGCAGGTGAAGAGAGCTACAGAGACCTGTAACTTAGGAATTGCCCTTGAGCACCGGAAAGAAATGCTAAACCTCTGGCGGAAGATCCGAGGGGATTTGATCGGAATAGACACTAAAAATGAGTCCTTTTATGACACCTTTTCTACTTATACATGGTCTTGGAATGTTTGCCAAGAATTACTTTCTCCAAAGGACTTAAGGTTATATGATGCCTATGTGAATAGAAATTCCTTCCACAACTctccattctcttcctcttcagATGTCAGTGAATGTGAcatagagacaggaagaaaaagaaaacgaaaaggtTTCAAAGGGTTTCGACAATgaaatttctacattttctaaGCAGCTCATTGCAAACTACTTTTTCACAGATATGAAAGTTATGGTTCCTTGCTTCTGTCTAGTACATTCTTAGCAGCTGGAAATGTTGACATCTTGAATTCTGACCAGTAAAAAAGTTTAAGTCAAAATATGGTTTCCCTTTCCTAATTCTTACTAGTAAATAGATCCCTTCTGTTATTTCTCTAGCAACCAGCTGCACTATGCTGCCCCCACCTGACTCAAAACTGCTGGGACGGAAGGAGAAACAATGAAAGCATGCACTTAGCACCACGCAGGGCTGCCCTTGAGAGCTTGTGAAGGCCCTCCCAGCCCAGCAATAAGCATCTGAGTTCAAGTGACTGTAAGTGGCGTTAgggtttttattatttgtgaaaGTGGCCAGAGGCAGCGGATGACAATGATCTTTCAGTTTCAGGGACTATAATACCATCCCCCAGGGAGTCCTGATTCAATTTGACTGCTCCTAAGGCTCCTTCAGACCAGTCTTCACATCATACCTTCAGACCACTCTCTTGGAATACTCTTAAAAATAGCTGATCTCATCCATTACACTTGTTCTTGaatgcatttaattaaaaatcacattgtgtTATAAGTTGGGtggaatatatacataaaacttaCTATTTTAATCATGTTTAAGTACACATCATCTATTTTTATTcgttttagaaaaaggaaaagacgTGTTCCATATTGATGGGGACAGTGgcttgtaaatgtaaaattataacattCCAGGAAAAAGTAATGAAGATAGTGAAGGCTCCCAAAACTGTTTAATGAAAAGTCTTAAAGTAATTTTGTGTTACCTTGAATATTCAAAACCGTCTATTTGCCATTCTTCATAATATTATGATGttgggaaaaagaaataactttataGATAAGTGACTGTGTTTTCTAACCTAAAGACAAGATTTATGGTttgacaaaatttttttttttttttttggtatggctGCAAGTGTAACAAGCAATCTAAGAGATAAAATTTGGATGCCAAATATTAGAATTCCTGGGCTATTTCCTTGGATCAATAggataataaaacagaatattttgaaatagatctgtcctggaaaatgtacagtaatacagtatttttattaaattgtcacacactgttggtgATAGTATAAATTGGCATCTTCTGATGGAATACACTATAGCAACAGGTATCAGCCATTCATTCACCAATTATTTACTGAGTTGCATACTGTGTGCTAGACCCTGTTCTAGGATCTGGATATATGAAGTGTGACaatcaagttcgtgaacttgttgcaacgatgttgctaaccttttttgatatcagagggattattccgtATGAAtgtctaccaactggacaaacagttaaccatttgaaagtgctgaaaaggctgtgtaaaaaagaCGACCCGAACTTTTctcaacaatgcaccagctcacacagcactgtctgtgaaggagtctttagccagtaaccaaataaatgtattggaacaccttccctactcacctgatctggcccccagtgacttctttctttacccgaagataaagaaaatattgaaaggaagacattttgatgacattcaggacattaagggtaatatgacagctctgatggccattccagaaaaagagttccaaaactgctttgaaaagtggactaggtgctggcatcagtgcatagctttccaagaggagtacttcgaaggtgaccgtagtgatattcagcaatgaggtatgtagccctttttctaggatgagttcgcaaacttaattgtctgacctcatataacAGTGAACATATGCTCAGACCTCACAGAATTTCGTAATGGAGCTAATTATAACCACTGACTCAGCACTTCCACTTCAAGAAATTATTCCCAAAGAAATAATCATGAATGTACAAAATGATTTAGTTATAAAGATGTTTATCATGTTGAATTTTTAAGTAAGAAGCTTAAAGAACCCTAAATGTCTAATAAATCAAGATACAGCTATATAAAACAGAgtcattaaaatgatgtaaaagaatatttcaaacaaaagaatGATGTTCACAAGCTATTAAGTTTATAAGCAGGCTACAAATGCTAAGAGGCATGAGAGAACTTTATGGGttagttctaaaatttaattatgatgGTGGTTGCACAAatagatttttatgaaaactcatcaaactgtatacttaaaatggatGGATttaattgtatgtaaattatacctcagtgaagctgtaaaaaacacaaaacagtttGTTCTGAATAtactttaacttaaaaattatttctataaataaattagaaaaaaagactggaaggatatAAACCAAAGTGTTTAATGGGTTAAATTAAGGATAGGATGGGGTATTTTCTTGTCTTACCTATATCTTCCAAATGTTCTACGATAAACACATCTTTATgttgcaataagaaaaaaaaacagaaaagttgttttaaaattagagttgTTAAACCAGCTTATTCAATTATCTAGGGCTGTTACAAATGCTGTCCAGTTTCTGCGAAATGTTAACCAGAGCAAATTAGGACACCACGGTGCCTTCCCTGGCATTCAGTTCCAGAGCCCATGCTTACACAGACCATAATTTCCACTAATTGGAACTGAAAGAAAAGTAATTAACTACCCGTGTCCACCCAAAGCAATAATCCAGACTCAGAGTTTTTAACCTTTACATCCTTTGAACCCATGCCACCCACTGAACTAGAAGAGTTCTCACTACTCACCAGCAGAGGGACCCTTAGCTCCTCTGAAATGCAGTGCCGGCTGAAGTCCATATAAAGTTTGATACCTCAAAGGACTCACAGCCGTGTCTCCCAAATGTCTTCTGAAAAATTATTCTAGGTGCttcaaaagatgaagaaaaatgagttGTACAGGTCAACCAAAGGTAATTGTATAAAAGTTAAGTTTAGGATACTTTATCAGATTTCATAAACAAGGCCCAAGttgtttgacattttaaatgactCAATTGGAACGAATATAAGTAACTTCAAGCGAAGACAGAGTGAGCTCTTTACAAGAAAGTACACAGTGGGACTGTTGATTTGGGAACACGTACAGCTTTTGGTGTGGGGAGGAAAAAAGCCTGTAGATGAGAGAACAAGATGCCAAGAATACATATAAATCAACCATCATATCTGCAAACAGCTGGCTTTGAGAAAAGATAGAAATCCTTGTACTTGTTATTTGGAAAGGAGGTTTTGttcaaaatgtttcaaaagaCCATGACAATGGCGAAAGTATTCTGTCTTCAAATAAAGTACAAGTTCTTTATTTGAACTACtatcttatcttttttattcacttgtgtatttttctttgtgattagaGAGCGTTTGGGGATTGTTCCCGTTTCTTTGGTGGGAAAGGCATAGAATTTCTTTTTGCTCCCCTTAGTTTTGCCTACGGAAAGAATCTGCAATGGAGTAAATGATCACTGGTTATCACTGTGCTAAATCTCGTACTGCACTACTCAATTAATTaacccttttcttctctttttccaaatGGTAGTCATCACTCTTCTCCTGGAAGTCTTCTTAACTAACCTTATGTTGACAGCATACTTTCTTCTAGATTCTTGTGAGAATCAGTTTGTAGTAattatctaaataaaaatgtaaggtTGAAATGTATTAATGTAACAAACTATACGTGCGTATGTGTTACAATCTTGATTGTGAGAACAAGCTCAGGTATGGATAATTCAAAAAGGTAGGTTACACATTTTTTATAGACTTGTCCTTGTTATTCCATTTGATCTGACAGAATAAACTTCGTGTTCTCGGAATTCATTTCatatcctcccctcccccccagaaaAATAGtgtgaagatatatatatatatatctgatatatatatctgatatatatgatatatataatttaaaatacatatcgTAGCATACTATGAAAAGCTGACTAGAGAAGCTAGAAAATTGCCCTATTTCCTAACCGTGCGTGCTACCTTCCTAAATTCTTCTGGCCATCAGCTCTACAGTGGAGCTGAATGAAGAACCCTTAATTCTAAAAGCGACTCAAGATTTTTCCTGGCTTACAACTTGAGGGAAACGGGGGAACCTGTTAGAGGAACCCAGCATTGAAAGACGGCTCAAGTGAAACATCTCGCACTTTCTTGCCGGCATGCACGTCCATCAGCGCCTCCTCCAGGAACAACGACCCCGGTGCGAGATTCCGCCGGCGCTCCCCTTCCCCAGAGAGCCCCTCCCCAACTCAGGGCCCGCCGCACCCGGCGGAGCTCGAGACCCTCCAGGACACTGGCAGCCGAGGGcgcgcggccccgccccgcctcGCCTCGCCTCTGTCTTTTCCCGCCCAGACCCCGAGCCTTCCGGAGGGGGGCGTGGCCCGCAGGAAGTTCTCGCATTACGGAAAGGTAGGCATTTCCGGCTCCGGTGTCATGGCGGGCGCCTACCATGAAGGCACGCCCGCGGTGCCCGGAGGAAAGCGGCCGCAGTTTGGAAGCCGGTTCCTGAGCGATCCGGCGCGTGTCTTCCACCACAATGCCTGGTAAAcaccctttccctcccccagcccgcGGCTCGCCCTGTCCCGTTGCCCTACTCAAGGCGCTCTGCCCCCACAGGAGAGGTGCTTCGAGGCCAGCACCTCACCCTGCCCACAGCGGGAACGTGAGGCCCTTAAGCATCCCGTTTGGTTTTTCCAGGGACAATGTGGAGTGGTCAGAAGAGCAGGCCGCGGCAGCCGAGAAGAAAGTCAGGGAGAACAGTACCCAGCGGGTGTGCCAGGAGAAGCAAGGTGCGCCCAGGAGGCGAGGGGGCCTCAATGGTATCCACAGCCGGCCTAACTGCTGGACGCGCTCTCCCGGAGGCCAGAGAACCGAGGCCACCAAGAGCCTTTTTGACTGGACTGATACCAAACTCGGGGGTAGAACGGGATGGGGAGGGGATGTGCATGGATGGAAAAGGGCTACACCGTAAAATGTTGTTAGGGCATAAAGGGTGTTTTGGTTTGGGTTGACaatattttctggttttcagtTATGTTAACTAGATCCCTATTAATATGGTTGGCCTATGGCAACCGCCACACATTGTCTTAGAGGATATACTTTTTACATGATAACACTTTGCCTGTGGAAATGTTGCCTTTGAAGTTGATCTTAGTGGTCAGATCCTAAATGTTGTTGGAGGAGGGGCTAATGACTGGTGAATTATGTGTCTTTTCCTTGTATAATGGCTATGAGGATTTAGGGCTTCTGCAAAGGAAAGATGGATGAAGCAGAATGGAGGTAAGTCTGGCCAAAGAAAAAGAAGCCACTTCTAGAGAGGTGGATCATTTCACTGCGAAGTATCCCTAGATACTAAAACTAGAACTAGTTGGGCTTATGTCATGTCTTAAGAGACAGTTGAAGGTGGGACTAGAAACTGGGGAGTAGTAATCTCTGAAAGAGTTTTATACAGTTAGAACattttagttacaaaatatttaccCTACAAGTTTGATAGAGACTAGATCAAAGCAAGTTAAAATTGAAAGGGATTTTGAAAATCATGTAGTCCAATATCCTCTTTTTACAGTTAAAGAAACTTGGACCACAGGACATTAAGTGCCTTGCCCAGAGGTAAGCAGTTAGTTAGTAATAGCAGTGGCAAAACTAAAATCCAATTTCTTAGGTTTTTCTTTGTACTACACTAGTCAAGATCCTATATtggcaaaaaacagaaaactgaaatctAGGACTACCTTGATCACCTTAAACAACAGCTTTCTTTTAAACAGTTCACACTTCTTTGGTATCCCTGTCCTCTATCATCAAAACTCTTCTCATCTAAAGACATTTTTCCTCAtcagcattttctattttccttttaacctTTCTGTTTTTAGCATCTATAAGTAgtagaatttatttctgggctccacACACTATAAAGAACCACAGACAGAGGAACATATATAAAGAAGAGCTGCCTGTATCGGAACCATTGAATTTACCTGGGGAACGACTGAAGAACCTGGGACATTTAGCTTATAAAGGAGAAGATTTAGAGGGGAAAATAACTGTCCTCAAACACAAAAGAGTTGTTCTGTATGGTCCTGAGAAATGATAGAATCTTTTGACCAGGAGTGATTAGACAGATTTGTTGCTTAACATTAGAATTTTAAGAGTCATCCAAAGATGTAGGAAAAGAATTAATAGTCAGTAAGTTCTTGGCAGAAGTTGGACCCCGTGGAAGGACAGGCTGTAGAGGGAATTCAAGTGATAGGTGGTAGGACTAAATGATACCCAGCTCTGAGGCTATGGCTCTACTTGAGGATACTTTTAGTATAAAATGACATTCAATGAAGCAGTATAATTCATAttagatacaaataaaatattgagagatggttcttaaattttttttcttaaatatttacagtTGATTATGAAATCAATGCCCACAAATACTGGAACGATTTCTACAAAATCCATGAAAATGGATTTTTCAAGGACAGACATTGGCTTTTTACTGAATTCCCGGAGCTGGCACCTAGCCAAAACCAAAATCACTCGGCAGATTTGCACACAGAGAACAAGAGGAGTGAAGTTCCTGGATGTAGGAGGAGTGAGGATGGACCTGATTTAATAATAGATCAGCACAAGTGTTCTTCAAACAGCCTTGGACATAAAACACAGACCCTTCCTGTGGAAGAGAATGTAACTCAGAAACTCGGTCACCTGGAAATCTGTGCTGATGAGTTTCCTGGATCCTCAGCCACCTACCGAATACTTGAGGTAACCTACCTTTATTGTCCTGGTAGTGGGGTTAGTGAAGTTGTTGTTATAATATATTGTGTACCTGGTCAGCATAGAGGGTCTGACCACAAAGTAACTTCTATCTGATGAAGCTGACTAGACTTGACCCTCATGTTGGCCTGGAATCATCTCCATTTATGAATTAATGAAATTTCTTAAATGTAGAGATAATCTGGTGGTGATGGCAAATAAGATAGATCACCTAAGGTGCTATGTGGGTATATCATATTGCGTCTGAAAGTTGCAGGTTGTGCTATACCTGCCATCTGGAAAAGAGTCCCAGGTTACAAGACAACTTCTGTTATTTCTCTTCTAATAGTTATAAAATGGAAAGGTTAGTTGGGATGGTGCCTGCTTCTCGGGTGTGGAGAATTCTTGTCTTCTGAGTTTGGACGGTATTGAAGAGGCAAGGTTAGACCTAtctaggtgggtactagaatgtaaactcacAAATGGTGACTACGCACTCCACTGGAAGCTGATTAGCCTTAGAATTGAGTCCTATGGCATGACTGTACTAGTCCCTTAGCCTCCCCAAGCAGAACAGgacttctgtctgtctgtctgtctgtctctctctctctctctctctctctctgcctcataGTTTTTATGAGGGTTAattgagataatgtatgtaaaatggcgaagaatagtacctggcacatagtaagccctcagtaaatggtattgtttttattattaccacACTCAGCACTGTATTAGGATAGTTTAACCATAGTTCCCTTTTCATGAATCTTTCAGCTCAgtctattaaaaacatttttctatgatATGGTGGCTTTCAGTAAGAAATTATTTCATCTATGGGATCATTTGCTAGAATTCAAAAAGTAAAAGCAACCCATGCTCTCCTCTTTTATGGCTACCTTTTTAAGAGTTCCTGAGGTCAAGGTCAGAGAAGGTCATGGGTACTATTTAGCTCTGATCACTACATCTTCCCTAATAACAATTAGGCAGGATTATCTATTGTTAATTATTTGTCTAGCTTCAGGGAATTAATTCTTTGTGTTTAATTCTGTGATTAATAGTTCATTTCTGTCTGCAGGTTGGTTGTGGTGTGGGAAACACAGTCTTTCCAATTTTGCAAACTAACAAGTAAGTGTGTTACGAAGTTTAACTATATGACAGCAAAGAGGAGAAAAGTAGGAAGTTGTTGTTTACCAAAAGTTTTACTTCAATATAACAATGGTTAATTGGAAACCGTGGATTATGGGAGATTTAGATTTCTACATTATCGATTTATGGATTGTTttgatttaatttgatttaatccTGATTCTTAGCCTTTGAGTAAGAAGATTTGTAAGTTACCtttgtcatcagggaaattaGTGAGGTTTAAAACCTATGTTACATTGTTAATATAAGGTGTCTTTGATATTTTAACTCTGCTACACAGGAAATAGAAGAGACATAATCCAGTTGTAATGTaattctgttttttctgccaCTCAGTGACCCGGGACTCTTTGTTTActgttgtgatttttcttccGAAGCTATAGAACTTGTCCAGGTAAGTACAGTAGCTCCTATCAGTGATTTTCACTGATTAAAGGAAAGGTATCTCCTAAAAACAAAGGtctctattttcttaattgtaCTGTGGTCTGAAAGCAGAAGATTACTGAAACAGCCTGGGGTAGAGGAAAGGGCCAAGCATGATACAGAAtgtgccacttgccagctgtagGACTTTGGGCAGGTCTCTTGACctctccaaactttttttttttaaagcttgaaaTGAGATGATTTCTTTCAGTCAGGGTTCTTTGAGTTACAAGTTACAGAAACATCTAGACAAACTCAGCCAATAAAGTGGAATGTCATAGAATCCCAAGAGTGTAAAGTATAGCCAAGACAGTTAGTCAGCCCTGAAAAGGTGTCAGATACCCAAGGTGAGTTGGCTGGCTGGTGAGATGTTGCCACCCCCTCCTTCTGTCACAGCACCTCCCTCCAGTTCATGGTGTTTTACTCTCATTGTCCAGTGctcatttcccttttctatttgttttctcttttcaggcTAGCTTTTTGTAGTAGGTTTTTCCTGGGTTTGCATGTGGCACAGACATGCTTGCTCCTCCCAGCCCCTTACAAGTCCACCTTGTTCAGGTGTTCTTAGAACTTCACCAGAATGACTGTGTCCCTATTCTAAAGTCTCCAGAAAGAATCTGGT contains the following coding sequences:
- the METTL2A gene encoding tRNA N(3)-methylcytidine methyltransferase METTL2A — translated: MAGAYHEGTPAVPGGKRPQFGSRFLSDPARVFHHNAWDNVEWSEEQAAAAEKKVRENSTQRVCQEKQVDYEINAHKYWNDFYKIHENGFFKDRHWLFTEFPELAPSQNQNHSADLHTENKRSEVPGCRRSEDGPDLIIDQHKCSSNSLGHKTQTLPVEENVTQKLGHLEICADEFPGSSATYRILEVGCGVGNTVFPILQTNNDPGLFVYCCDFSSEAIELVQTNSAYDPSRCFAFVHDLCNEDKSYPLPSNSLDVIILIFVLSAIVPDKMQKALNRLSRLLKPGGMMLLRDYGRYDMAQLRFKKGQCLSENFYVRGDGTRVYFFTQDELDTLFTTAGLEKVQNLVDRRLQVNRGKQLTMYRVWIQCKYRKPLPSSTGS